GCAAAGACACGCCGCACACCGCTCTCCGTAAGATCCATGCAGGCATGGTCTTGGTTTTAGGGATATCTGCCGGCGAGGGTTTGGCGAAAGGAGACAAGGCGGTATGACCTCGATACGCAACAGGTTGAAGGAGCATCACTAAAGCCAAGGGTCTGAGTAGGATGTTAAACCAATCCAGCCATTGTTGATTGACGTTGCGAAACATTTTGTTTCGTTTATGACATTCACCGCGTTAGATGGGGATGACGTTCAAATGGCGGCAGGTTTGTCAGGAGAAATTTTTGGGGTGTAACGCTGGTGGTTGCGAGGAGCTTTACAGCGGCTAACTCAAGCCAGGTGGAGAGAACGCTGCTGCCACAGCCATGCCACCTTCTTGTGGTGGTTCTATTCGAACAGGGGAGATTGCAGACCTTCAGCGTCTCGAAAGTTACTCAGGCCGACGCCCACCAAACGAAAACGTTGAGCTGGTTCGAGATTTATACGCTCTCGGAGGAAGAGAGCGATTGCTGTGAGTTCCTCGCAGGATTCCGGAGGAATAGGCGGAGTGTGGCTGCGCGTGAGGATGTTAAACTCGCTGGTCTTCAGTTTCAAAACCACAGTGCGAGCCACTCGGCCATCCTGGCGGGAAGCGGTCCAGACTTTTTCTGCGAGCCGTCGGATCAACTCCTCGGTTTCGGACAGCCGGATGTCGCGTTCGAAGGTGTCTTCGGCAGAGATGGATTTTGTTGGTCTATCTGGGATGACCTTACTGTGATCGATCCCACGGGCGAGCTCGTAGAGCCGTATTCCGTAGCGTCCGAAGTGTGCTTCCAGTTGGCTCGGCTCCAGAGCCCGCAGGTCGGCGATGGTCATAATGCCGATCTGCTTCAGCCGGGTTTCGGTGACCTTTCCGACGCCTGGAATACGTGCGACGGGAAGTGGAGGGAGGAAGGTCTGAACCTCTTCGGGTTGAATGACGAAGAGACCGTTTGGTTTGCGCCAGTCGGAGGCGATCTTGGCGAGGAACTTATTCTGCGCCACGCCTGCGGATGCGGTCAGGTGCAACTCGTCGTGAATCTGTTGCCGGATGGTGATGGCTACTCGCGTTGCAGTGGGGAGGCCTGTCTTGTTTTCGGTGACGTCGAGATAGGCTTCGTCGAGTGAGAGAGGCTCGATCAAATCGGTGTGTCGCTGGAAGATCTCTCGCACTGCGCGGGAGACGGCGCGGTAGCGAATGAAGTCGGGAGGAACGAAGATCGCGTCCGGGCATAGTCGTTCGGCGCGGGTGGCGGGCATTGCAGAATGAACCCCGAAGCGTCGCGCCTCGTAGGAGGCGGCACACACAACCGACCGGTTGCCGCGCCATGCTACGACGACGGGTCTTCCGCGCAGCCCTGGATCATCACGCTGCTCGACCGAGGCATAGAACGCGTCCATATCTACGTGAACGATCTTGCGAATCATGATTTAGGTCCATGA
This Tunturibacter gelidoferens DNA region includes the following protein-coding sequences:
- the dinB gene encoding DNA polymerase IV; the protein is MIRKIVHVDMDAFYASVEQRDDPGLRGRPVVVAWRGNRSVVCAASYEARRFGVHSAMPATRAERLCPDAIFVPPDFIRYRAVSRAVREIFQRHTDLIEPLSLDEAYLDVTENKTGLPTATRVAITIRQQIHDELHLTASAGVAQNKFLAKIASDWRKPNGLFVIQPEEVQTFLPPLPVARIPGVGKVTETRLKQIGIMTIADLRALEPSQLEAHFGRYGIRLYELARGIDHSKVIPDRPTKSISAEDTFERDIRLSETEELIRRLAEKVWTASRQDGRVARTVVLKLKTSEFNILTRSHTPPIPPESCEELTAIALFLRERINLEPAQRFRLVGVGLSNFRDAEGLQSPLFE